The Nocardioides campestrisoli genome includes a window with the following:
- a CDS encoding peptidoglycan DD-metalloendopeptidase family protein, whose product MPPNTVPSRVPARVPSHRAARRHRPLRLLAGAAGVALAVSVVALGALTVRSVTATEAAHAAYADDAPAPRAPVLGTPAPSASHDPAEAAPVLDVLDALPPATDGPVLSAPQDSSAHDGLGPSRAGSRLVPVTAPVADRATARLLDRRVAARRRALATLERQAAAWSRVLADRSATLTELGYSGDPSAVSVVLPLASYRLSASFGAAGDLWARDHTGQDFGAASGTPLHAVAEAEVLSVGDAGAYGLRTVFGLPDGTQIWYCHQLTALVAPGETVEVAETVGLVGSTGNSTGPHLHLEVRNPAGVPVDPSDWLAAHGVTP is encoded by the coding sequence ATGCCCCCGAACACCGTGCCCAGTCGCGTGCCCGCCCGCGTGCCGAGCCACCGAGCCGCGCGACGGCACCGCCCCCTGCGTCTCCTGGCCGGAGCGGCAGGCGTCGCCCTGGCCGTGAGCGTCGTAGCCCTGGGGGCTCTCACGGTGCGCTCGGTCACTGCCACCGAGGCAGCGCACGCCGCGTACGCCGACGACGCACCTGCCCCCCGCGCGCCGGTCCTCGGCACTCCTGCGCCCAGCGCTTCGCACGACCCGGCGGAGGCCGCGCCGGTGCTCGACGTGCTCGACGCGCTTCCGCCGGCAACCGACGGGCCGGTCCTGTCGGCGCCCCAGGACTCGTCAGCTCACGACGGGTTGGGCCCGTCCCGCGCCGGGAGCCGCCTCGTCCCGGTGACGGCGCCCGTCGCCGACCGGGCGACCGCGCGGCTGCTCGACCGTCGGGTGGCGGCACGCCGACGGGCCCTGGCCACGCTCGAGCGCCAGGCCGCCGCCTGGTCCCGCGTGCTCGCGGACCGGTCCGCCACGCTCACCGAGCTCGGGTACTCCGGCGACCCGTCCGCGGTCTCCGTGGTGCTGCCGCTCGCGTCCTACCGCCTCTCCGCGTCGTTCGGCGCCGCCGGCGACCTGTGGGCGCGCGACCACACGGGTCAGGACTTCGGCGCCGCCTCCGGCACGCCCCTGCACGCCGTGGCAGAGGCCGAGGTGCTCTCGGTCGGCGACGCCGGGGCATACGGGCTGCGAACCGTCTTCGGGCTGCCCGACGGCACCCAGATCTGGTACTGCCACCAGCTCACCGCGCTGGTGGCGCCCGGAGAGACCGTCGAGGTCGCCGAGACCGTCGGCCTGGTCGGCTCCACCGGCAACTCGACGGGCCCGCACCTCCACCTGGAGGTCCGGAATCCCGCCGGGGTGCCGGTCGACCCGAGCGACTGGCTGGCCGCCCACGGCGTCACGCCCTGA
- a CDS encoding acetamidase/formamidase family protein has translation MPLPPIPVRVSTPDVLQPGCGPIRSATYLPAETGTVLWGRLPCADDAPVLTVDPGTEVTVDTVSHEGILEDQGRDPERFFAAYGVSEVLEDAVALAASDLPRTPGVDGPHVVSGPIAVRGAEVGDLLAITVTETVPRVPYGVISNRHGRGALPGTFPLDGVPVHSEFCEVVDGLGVLGPARFPLAPFLGIMGVAVPGSQRPHSVPPGAHGGNLDIRLLTAGSTLFLPVQVPGALAYVGDPHFAQGDGEVSLTAFEASLRVSLTLDVVAREQAVEMFGELVGPLAATQEWLVPTGLDEDLDVAVQQCVRAALSILQARYGMSAPQAYAYLSAATDFRISQVVDVVKGVHATVRRSDFGDRGPLI, from the coding sequence ATGCCCCTGCCTCCCATCCCCGTGCGCGTCTCGACGCCCGACGTGCTGCAGCCCGGGTGCGGGCCGATCCGCTCGGCCACGTACCTCCCCGCGGAGACCGGGACGGTCCTGTGGGGTCGGCTGCCCTGCGCAGACGACGCCCCGGTGCTCACCGTCGACCCGGGGACGGAGGTGACCGTCGACACCGTCTCCCACGAGGGCATCCTGGAGGACCAGGGACGGGACCCGGAGCGGTTCTTCGCGGCGTACGGCGTGAGCGAGGTGCTCGAGGACGCGGTGGCCCTGGCGGCGAGCGACCTCCCCCGCACTCCCGGGGTGGACGGACCGCACGTGGTCTCCGGCCCGATCGCGGTGCGTGGTGCCGAGGTCGGCGACCTGCTGGCGATCACCGTGACCGAGACCGTGCCCCGGGTCCCCTACGGGGTGATCTCGAACCGGCACGGCCGCGGGGCCCTGCCGGGGACCTTCCCGCTCGACGGGGTCCCGGTGCACAGCGAGTTCTGCGAGGTCGTCGACGGCCTGGGGGTGCTGGGCCCGGCCCGGTTCCCGCTCGCCCCGTTCCTGGGGATCATGGGCGTCGCGGTGCCCGGCTCGCAGCGCCCGCACAGCGTCCCGCCCGGCGCCCACGGCGGCAACCTGGACATCCGGCTCCTGACCGCCGGCAGCACCCTCTTCCTGCCCGTCCAGGTCCCGGGGGCGCTGGCGTACGTCGGCGACCCGCACTTCGCCCAGGGCGACGGCGAGGTCAGTCTCACCGCGTTCGAGGCCAGCCTGCGTGTCAGCCTCACCCTCGACGTGGTCGCCCGCGAGCAGGCGGTCGAGATGTTCGGCGAGCTGGTCGGCCCGCTCGCCGCCACCCAGGAGTGGCTCGTGCCCACGGGGCTCGACGAGGACCTCGACGTCGCCGTGCAGCAGTGCGTCCGGGCCGCCCTGTCCATCCTCCAGGCGCGCTACGGGATGTCGGCGCCCCAGGCGTACGCCTACCTGAGCGCGGCCACTGACTTCCGCATCTCCCAGGTGGTAGACGTGGTCAAGGGCGTCCACGCGACGGTCCGCCGGTCCGACTTCGGCGACCGGGGGCCCCTGATCTGA
- a CDS encoding universal stress protein translates to MEPPRLPPDAVAVAVDGSDGAARATAWAVEHARTARLPLVLVHAAPAADAYGGAVWTERPEAGHVLSREDEAALGAEATQVLDAAESAVRSADGELPVVRAPMLGDPRVALLDVARHVGLVVLGSRGRGPVRSLLLGSVSASVARHAACPVAVVRDHDADPTVRRVVVGVDGSEGSRQTLRYAYGFASLRRAPLLVVHCYWDVVAAVNRSLDRSISDEEVADLGVVVAELVAGLAEDFPDVDAHVILRQGLVDTVLTNEAMPGDVIVVGHRTHRSPQQFLYGSVAIAVLERAESTVLVVPLDTAPS, encoded by the coding sequence ATGGAGCCACCACGTCTTCCCCCCGACGCCGTCGCGGTCGCCGTCGACGGATCGGACGGTGCCGCCCGGGCGACCGCCTGGGCCGTCGAGCACGCCCGGACCGCTCGCCTGCCCCTGGTCCTGGTGCACGCGGCGCCGGCGGCCGACGCCTACGGGGGTGCGGTCTGGACGGAACGCCCGGAAGCCGGTCACGTGCTCTCCCGCGAGGACGAGGCAGCCCTGGGGGCGGAGGCGACGCAGGTGCTCGACGCCGCCGAGTCGGCCGTGCGGAGCGCGGACGGGGAGCTGCCCGTCGTCCGGGCGCCCATGCTGGGGGACCCCCGCGTCGCACTGCTCGACGTCGCGCGGCACGTGGGACTCGTGGTCCTGGGTTCGCGGGGACGGGGTCCGGTGCGGAGTCTGCTGCTGGGATCGGTGAGCGCCTCCGTGGCGCGGCACGCTGCGTGCCCCGTCGCCGTCGTGCGGGACCACGACGCAGATCCCACGGTCCGCCGGGTGGTCGTCGGGGTCGACGGGAGCGAGGGATCCCGGCAGACCCTCCGCTATGCCTACGGCTTCGCCTCCCTGCGCCGAGCGCCTCTGCTGGTGGTCCACTGCTACTGGGACGTCGTGGCGGCGGTCAACCGGTCCCTCGACCGGTCGATCAGCGACGAGGAGGTCGCGGACCTCGGGGTCGTGGTGGCGGAGCTCGTCGCCGGGCTGGCCGAGGACTTCCCCGACGTCGACGCACACGTCATCCTCCGCCAAGGGCTCGTCGACACGGTGCTCACGAACGAGGCCATGCCCGGCGACGTCATCGTCGTCGGACACCGCACCCACCGCTCACCCCAGCAGTTCCTGTACGGCTCGGTCGCCATCGCGGTGCTCGAGCGCGCGGAGTCCACCGTGCTGGTGGTGCCCCTGGACACCGCCCCCTCCTGA
- a CDS encoding YoaK family protein translates to MSSSEPVASRPDRSPQAAHTWLMLSLTFSTGISDGVAYFGLGGTFTGNMTGNVLLLGIGLAPGTALAVLGPSLAVAGFTVGAALAGRALRDEVGAWPRRTTWLLAAVAGTLLVLGAVVVTLDPVPRPAQVSATTVAATAMGMQAAVARRVAVKDVNTVVVTSTLTALASQPLSGADHTAGALRRFLAVVLLLVGALLGAWTVLARPGLGFVLAGLVVAFVTAAGERRTHRG, encoded by the coding sequence ATGAGCAGCTCGGAGCCCGTCGCGTCCCGCCCGGACCGGTCACCGCAGGCCGCACACACCTGGCTGATGCTGAGCCTGACCTTCTCCACCGGGATCAGCGACGGGGTCGCCTACTTCGGGCTGGGTGGGACCTTCACCGGCAACATGACCGGGAACGTGCTGCTGCTCGGCATCGGCCTGGCGCCCGGGACCGCCCTCGCCGTGCTGGGTCCGTCGCTGGCCGTGGCCGGCTTCACCGTCGGAGCGGCGCTGGCCGGCCGAGCACTGCGCGACGAGGTCGGGGCCTGGCCTCGACGCACCACGTGGTTGCTCGCCGCGGTGGCCGGGACGTTGCTGGTGCTCGGAGCCGTCGTGGTGACGCTGGACCCGGTCCCGCGGCCGGCGCAGGTGAGCGCGACCACCGTGGCGGCCACCGCGATGGGGATGCAGGCGGCGGTCGCGCGGCGGGTCGCGGTCAAGGACGTCAACACCGTCGTGGTGACCAGCACCCTCACGGCGCTGGCCTCCCAGCCGTTGTCCGGTGCCGACCACACGGCGGGCGCGTTGCGGCGGTTCCTGGCGGTGGTACTGCTGCTGGTCGGCGCCCTGCTGGGCGCTTGGACCGTGCTTGCTCGTCCCGGGCTCGGGTTCGTGCTCGCCGGGCTCGTGGTGGCGTTCGTGACGGCGGCCGGCGAACGGCGTACTCACCGCGGCTGA
- a CDS encoding YihY/virulence factor BrkB family protein: MTESPRTHSGGAPDPDDASKPDSPTDLKKPSWLYVARKTMREFSDDQCTDLAAALTYYGVLALFPAAIALLSLVGLLGQGKKTVDTLMQILTDVGASSVADTLEGPLTELSNTPGVGVAFLIGLATALWSASGYVGAFGRAMNRIYEIREGRPFWKLRPTMLLLTLIVILLTAVVALALVLTGPAASAVGNAIGVGSWAITVWNIAKWPVMLAFVVLIVALLYYATPNVKQPKFKWMSMGAFIAIVVWVVASVAFGFYVANFASYNKTYGSLAGVIIFLLWLWLTNLSLLFGAEFDAEVERGRQLQAGIAAEENLQLPPRDTRNIEKAEEKEAGDVQRGRDLRRARGEEDRDSP; the protein is encoded by the coding sequence ATGACCGAGAGCCCACGCACGCACAGCGGCGGAGCGCCCGACCCCGACGACGCGTCGAAGCCCGACTCCCCCACCGACCTGAAGAAGCCCTCCTGGCTCTACGTGGCGCGCAAGACCATGCGCGAGTTCTCCGACGACCAGTGCACGGATCTCGCCGCCGCACTCACCTACTACGGGGTCCTGGCCCTGTTCCCCGCCGCGATCGCGCTGCTGTCCCTGGTGGGGCTCCTCGGTCAGGGCAAGAAGACCGTCGACACCCTGATGCAGATCCTGACCGACGTCGGCGCGTCCTCGGTGGCCGACACCCTCGAGGGTCCGCTGACCGAGCTGAGCAACACCCCCGGCGTCGGGGTGGCGTTCCTGATCGGACTCGCCACCGCGTTGTGGTCGGCGTCCGGGTACGTCGGTGCGTTCGGCCGCGCCATGAACCGCATCTACGAGATCAGGGAGGGCCGTCCCTTCTGGAAGCTCCGGCCCACGATGCTCCTCCTGACCCTCATCGTCATCCTCCTGACCGCGGTGGTCGCCCTCGCCCTGGTCCTCACCGGCCCAGCGGCCTCGGCGGTGGGCAACGCCATCGGGGTCGGGTCGTGGGCGATCACCGTGTGGAACATCGCGAAGTGGCCGGTCATGCTGGCCTTCGTCGTCCTCATCGTCGCCCTGCTCTACTACGCCACCCCGAACGTGAAACAACCCAAGTTCAAGTGGATGAGCATGGGTGCCTTCATCGCCATCGTGGTGTGGGTCGTGGCCTCCGTCGCGTTCGGCTTCTACGTGGCCAACTTCGCCAGCTACAACAAGACGTACGGATCCCTCGCCGGCGTCATCATCTTCCTGCTCTGGCTCTGGCTCACCAATCTCTCACTGCTCTTCGGAGCCGAGTTCGACGCCGAGGTCGAACGAGGTCGGCAGCTCCAGGCCGGCATCGCGGCTGAGGAGAACCTGCAGCTCCCGCCACGCGACACCCGCAACATAGAGAAGGCCGAGGAGAAGGAGGCCGGCGACGTGCAACGCGGACGAGACCTGCGCCGTGCGCGCGGCGAGGAGGACCGAGACAGCCCGTGA
- a CDS encoding immune inhibitor A domain-containing protein, which translates to MRTTTAGLSLALMAGVGILALPSAAAPPAATSGNAGEPRAANPDHVLPNPKAEKQEGLRQQAWADVLSGEATPRTINGSSVLKVGQEPAAAAQVNARGVTAAETQDQYVELSNERTDKVFVFLVEFGNQRHPDYPDRDTAPGTEGPARFDGPLFNEIPQPGPDDNSTQWRKKYTKKYFKDLYFGEGEGVESLKTYYERQSSGRYTVEGMVTDYTVVPYNQARYGRSNGFPCGGNVCSNTWNLVADGLTQWVADQKAAGRTDAQIRRTVAQYDIRDRYDYDGDGNFDEPDGYIDRFQILHAGGDQADGDPIYGEDAIWSHRWKAFQNGDGVFGPEGNLDGGTQIGNTGIWVADYTIQPENGGISVVAHEYGHDLGLPDHYDTAASGDNPVNWWTLMAQSRVSAPGDQGIGTRAADLGVWDKLQLGWLDYETVVAGQNRTIDLGPHEYNSNKAQGVAVVLPDKQTVTQLPISPQGTQQWWSGQGDNFESSMSRADLAVPAGGATLTFKTQFNIEEDYDYAYFEVESPAGSGTWTQLPTASLDADPDADADEIGIDGVSAGYVPVSYDLTPYAGQTIGFRARYLTDGGAQGQDPGLPWSGIFVDDIQVTAGGQTLFADGAESSPNGWTLDGFTSVGNTITAATDRFYLASNRAYVSYDKYLQTGPYNFSFPDRPDFVEKFPYQNGLLVNYWDASYRNNNTSEHPGEGLVLPVDANPQVHYNLQGQAWRGRIQTYDAPFGLERSDSFYLTAGGRRSYVRGAAANPLFDDSDPLRYYQPFADAGQPRTGVKVAGVGVKIRVLKQDGTSMRIRVQ; encoded by the coding sequence GTGCGAACCACGACTGCCGGGCTGAGCCTGGCTCTGATGGCGGGGGTGGGCATCCTCGCCCTCCCGTCGGCTGCGGCCCCACCGGCTGCAACCTCCGGCAACGCGGGCGAACCCCGCGCGGCCAACCCCGATCACGTGCTGCCCAACCCGAAGGCGGAGAAGCAGGAAGGCCTGCGCCAGCAGGCCTGGGCCGACGTGCTGAGCGGGGAGGCGACTCCCCGCACGATCAACGGCAGCTCGGTGCTGAAGGTGGGCCAGGAGCCCGCGGCAGCTGCCCAGGTCAATGCCCGCGGAGTGACCGCGGCCGAGACCCAGGACCAGTACGTCGAGCTCTCCAACGAGCGCACCGACAAGGTCTTCGTCTTCCTGGTGGAGTTCGGCAACCAGCGGCACCCCGACTACCCCGACCGGGACACCGCGCCCGGCACGGAGGGACCGGCGCGCTTCGACGGGCCGCTGTTCAACGAGATCCCGCAGCCGGGACCCGACGACAACTCCACCCAGTGGCGGAAGAAGTACACGAAGAAGTACTTCAAGGACCTCTACTTCGGTGAGGGCGAGGGCGTGGAGTCGCTCAAGACCTACTACGAGCGTCAGTCCTCGGGGCGCTACACGGTCGAGGGCATGGTCACCGACTACACGGTCGTGCCCTACAACCAGGCGCGCTACGGGCGCAGCAACGGCTTTCCGTGCGGCGGAAACGTCTGCAGCAACACCTGGAACCTGGTCGCCGACGGACTGACCCAGTGGGTCGCGGACCAGAAGGCGGCCGGCAGGACCGACGCCCAGATCCGTCGGACGGTGGCGCAGTACGACATCCGCGACCGCTACGACTACGACGGCGACGGCAACTTCGACGAGCCGGACGGCTACATCGACCGGTTCCAGATCCTGCACGCCGGCGGCGACCAGGCCGACGGCGACCCGATCTACGGTGAGGACGCCATCTGGAGCCACCGGTGGAAGGCGTTCCAGAACGGTGACGGCGTCTTCGGCCCCGAGGGCAACCTGGACGGCGGGACGCAGATCGGCAACACCGGGATCTGGGTGGCCGACTACACCATCCAGCCGGAGAACGGCGGCATCTCGGTCGTCGCCCACGAGTACGGCCACGACCTGGGCCTTCCGGACCACTACGACACCGCCGCCTCCGGCGACAACCCGGTGAACTGGTGGACCCTGATGGCTCAGAGCCGGGTCTCCGCACCCGGCGACCAGGGCATCGGCACCCGCGCCGCCGACCTCGGTGTCTGGGACAAGCTGCAGCTCGGCTGGCTCGACTACGAGACCGTGGTGGCCGGCCAGAACCGGACCATCGACCTCGGGCCGCACGAGTACAACTCGAACAAGGCCCAGGGCGTCGCCGTGGTGCTCCCCGACAAGCAGACCGTCACCCAGCTGCCGATCTCGCCCCAGGGCACCCAGCAGTGGTGGAGCGGCCAGGGCGACAACTTCGAGTCCTCGATGTCCCGGGCCGACCTGGCGGTGCCCGCGGGCGGCGCGACGTTGACCTTCAAGACGCAGTTCAACATCGAGGAGGACTACGACTACGCCTACTTCGAGGTGGAGTCACCTGCCGGCAGCGGCACCTGGACGCAGCTGCCGACCGCGTCGCTCGACGCGGACCCCGACGCGGACGCCGACGAGATCGGGATCGACGGGGTGAGCGCCGGCTACGTGCCGGTCAGCTACGACCTCACGCCGTACGCCGGTCAGACGATCGGCTTCCGGGCCCGCTACCTCACCGACGGCGGGGCACAGGGTCAGGACCCGGGGCTGCCGTGGTCGGGCATCTTCGTCGACGACATCCAGGTGACCGCGGGCGGCCAGACTCTCTTCGCCGACGGCGCGGAGTCCTCGCCCAACGGGTGGACGCTGGACGGGTTCACCTCGGTGGGCAACACCATCACCGCGGCGACCGACCGGTTCTACCTGGCGAGCAACCGGGCGTACGTCTCCTACGACAAGTACCTCCAGACCGGTCCGTACAACTTCAGCTTCCCGGACCGGCCGGACTTCGTGGAGAAGTTCCCCTACCAGAACGGCCTGCTCGTCAACTACTGGGACGCCTCGTACAGGAACAACAACACCAGCGAGCACCCCGGTGAGGGCCTGGTCCTGCCGGTGGACGCCAACCCGCAGGTGCACTACAACCTGCAGGGTCAGGCGTGGCGCGGACGGATCCAGACGTACGACGCCCCGTTCGGGCTGGAGCGCTCGGACTCGTTCTACCTCACCGCCGGCGGTCGCCGGAGCTACGTGCGGGGAGCAGCAGCCAACCCGCTGTTCGACGACTCCGACCCGCTGCGGTACTACCAGCCCTTCGCGGACGCGGGTCAGCCGCGGACCGGCGTGAAGGTCGCGGGCGTGGGGGTGAAGATCCGGGTGCTCAAGCAGGACGGCACCTCCATGCGGATCCGGGTGCAGTGA